The following is a genomic window from Nymphaea colorata isolate Beijing-Zhang1983 chromosome 3, ASM883128v2, whole genome shotgun sequence.
ATGGCAAGAGACATGTTAATGTTAACGGACTGATTGTAATGTGTGAACCTGAAACAATTGGAGTTCTGATACAGGCTACATTCTGCTAATACACTGAACTATAAAACTGAATTTTCTTTGGGAGTGACTCCCAAGCACCCATAACTTTTAATACAATTGGcacttataaaaaaattggcACTTATGAAGAATGACACAAATTGAGTCCTTCAGCCAATGTGCATTCATTTAATACCAAGCACAAGAACTATCAAGAGGGGGAAAAGCTATAAAAAGAGACCCTTGTTCATCTGGCCATTGCTATAATTCCTTCAGTTCATTACAACACATGGCCCTCTATTCATTCTCATGCATGAAGATTTGGTAATATGTTAAGGTATTCTATGTCGGCAGCTGATGCATATACTCCaccattttcctttcaaaattaagaaGTAAGTCACCTGAAACACTGAATTTAACAATTCTGAAAGAATGAAACTAACATGAAATACCTACACACGATGTCACACAGGCATACGTAAGGAGCCATTGTGTGCCTTTTCTTATGCAATTATTTTCAATAAGTCAGTATATAAGTGACATGGCACGAACACATTGAAGCATCCCATTGGCCTGAATCTTAAATAAGCAGCATTTTGGTGAGTTGAAGTTCCTATAAGTCAAACTGGAATGCAAGTCAATTCATACATGTTGCACACAGTTCAATAATATGCTTGAAGTTCATGGAGGTACTGATTGAAAGCATCTAGGCAGTAATTTACAATATCAAGAgtgcaaaatttaaaaatgcaaaaacattGGTGCTATGAAATATTCACATTTATGGCATGTTTATGCTACAATTATGTGTGAGGAAGTCTGATAACAATTAAAAGTTCACTTTAATGTTAAACCATATGACCTTAATCTGGAGGAGCTGATCTAGCTTTTTTGGTTGCAAGCTGTATGTTTGGCATTTTCTCTTAAGAGGCATTTGATGTCTTAGAATAGTACTTGTGGAAGGAGAATTCTGGAAACATTACTCCCGGTAAAAGTGGAATGGGATAAAAATTCCAGGTTCCATTTGGCCCtctgtttgatggcctggaattCTTATCGCAGGCACTttttgaaacaggaaaaaagTTCTGgaatagaaaaaatgaacttgTGATAGCAGAAGAATTATTTCATCGTCTATAAAATGTAAAGACCGTATGTGCATTGTTACTTTGATCACATGTGCAActaattcaaactcaaattagGACATGGGTAGAAAACTCACCTGAAAATTGGAACACCAATGGCTTATAGCAATGTAAAAGTTGTTAGCATACTACTGTCACCTAACTGCTTAAGAAAGAGCATTTAAATGGACACTGAGATGTAACCATTTATCCAGGAAGACCCGATTAATTCCCGCACTTACAAAATGGAGACGCCCAAATTGTCCTACTTGTTTGGAATAATTTTGGGGGAGGGAAAAAGAAATCTAGCTATATGAAGAATTTCtgggaaaaagaggaaaattgTCGTATCAACATTTAGAAGAAGCTACTAATCCTTTTTCCCAAAGAGCCAATCAATGCCTTCTTTCGCCTCTGCACATAACAGATGAAGCTGTACCACGTCATAGGAAGCCCCCATAGCCTTGTCCACAATTCCTTTCCTATCATAGCTAGATCCCAACAGGCAGAATGCCCTGACATTCTCCAGGCTGAGCTTCACAGCCTCTAGGAAGTCAGAAACTGCCGAATCAAGCTTCTTCCACTGACTCCTTTGAGATGATGACAAGGGTGGAGGCAAGGAGGAGGACCTCAAAAAGGAGGTCTGCCCTCTTGTAGAGGGCATCACCTCTCTCTTGTGGGGCAAGGGACCAGATGACTGGGGGAAGGAGGGCGGCATTGAGTGAGAAAGGGGGCAACACAGCGGTGGCCTTGGAGATTGACGGAAAAGGCCTTGAGGATGGAGGAGGGAGCATCAAAGGATAGAGGGCGATGGCGATGTGCTGCAGAGAAAGCTGTGCTCGATCTGCTTCGAGCCCTAACGAGCAATTTTATTTCCTGGTATAAAAGTCAAACCTCTCAGGGTATGACCTTAATTTCAGAAACGTATTTTCAAAATCGTTTCTAGGACCACTTTCTTGTGTTCAGTAGTAgattctgattttttaaaaatcggATCATTATCCCTTTTGCACGGTGGAATTCTCTGTCATCAATTCTCCCCCCAACATTTTAACCACCTATTTATCAGATTATCCatgacaaaaattttgtttggtaATTTATCTTGAGCATATGTTTAGGGTTTTGTCTTCCCATTAATTAAGAAATCATTTCAAGAAATGCTGCCGCACCCTCTAAAGTATTATCCCGTGACTAATATtgctttttgaaatttacaatAAAGGACATTTCTTGAGCTCTTATATGGAAGACATTCACTGGCATCAAGTCCTGTTTGCTTTCTCATATGGAGGAAAGCGGTAGTAAAATTATTTTCCTATAGTTATGATTTGAGTTTAGGTTATGAATAATTTATTGATAGTCTAATTCTAGTAAAATTATTTTTCCTATAGTTATGATTTGAGTTTAGGTTATGAATAATTTGTTGATAGTCTAATTCTAGTGGCATCTAACAATTGTTTAGCCCACTTTCTCTATAGAAGTTCTGACTAGGAGTTTCATGGGCTTGGTAAATTTGATGCATGAACAACAATGATGTATGATATTTGTCTTGAACTTTGGTAGGTTGGATCTAGTTATAGTTTGTAGCCATTTTTTGTTTAGTTTATCTTTGGATATGCAGTTAAGACAAAGTAATCACGTATGCCAGGTGTTGAAAGTGAGTTAAGCATGCAGGGCTTAGAATATTTTCCTGtgacattttttcatgtttcatggTTTCAATGAAATTATGGTTTCTGCAAAGTAAGAAGTCTCGGACTTGCATATTTGATGCTTGTTGTATATTCTGTGCACAATACCTGTAGTTATTGTGGCTTTTATCGGCAAATATTAACTGTTTATATTTTGGAGTTTCTATGCACTTACCAAAGCATGCCAGATATACTATGGTGACATCTGTTTGCCACATCACTCCCATCTCCTTGATCATCTTTAGCATCTTTCACAACTTTCACATCCCATCTGCTTAGCAAATACATCTATTGAAATTTccaatttctttgttcattacacacacacacacatatatatatatgtgtgtgtgtgtaaaaacTGAAATCAGCTGGCTACCTTTGTGGCCGGAtggttgtttttttattgtgtgTCACTAAAGACCATCATAAAAGGTGCACTCTATCGCTGAAAACTGTGGTCAAGCAACTAACCATTGCAAATGCACCTTTTGCGATGGCTTTTAGtgacaaaaaaataaccatccagccacAGAGGTAGCCAGGATGATTTCAATgccttatatatacatatatgtttaggatgtttttctttcttagcttaatatgcatattcaattctgagtatgtttttattttgtttaactgcatttttcttcatgttggGCTCTTTAATTGCATAATTGTTTGATTGCTAGCAGGGACACAGTTTCTCAATCCTCATGCCTATATACATGTAGACTTCCATTTATAAGATGAAATCTCTGTAGTGCTCCTCGTTCTGTCTTAATACTATGTGATTAATTAAACTTGAATGGCTTAAGTTGATTCACTGTAACACATAAGGTTCTTCCTCACAGTTTTTACATCATATTCACATGTTTGCTCTCCCCTGAACATTTGTATGGCAGCACCTTTTATAATAATGACTGAACTAACGTCTCTTTCTATACTCAACTATCTTCAAGTTGGAGCCTGTGACTGCATAAACATGTGGAGACTATCATCTACCACTGTTATCATTAGCAAACAACACTAAAAATAAGCAGTATAATAGTCATACTTCATTACTTTTTCATTAGCAGTTCGGTTGTTGATCAATAAAGGACACTACCAATCATATCAAGATAATCATCAATGAGGTTCGTATCCTGTATCAGCACCAATTTTTGCTCGAGGCAAATGATGTTGAGTTTGCGATAAGAAAGTTTCCTTGCTGTGATTGGATCTTAACTGGCATCATCTTAATGGAACCTGCGTGCATCTCACATAAACAAAGCATTTGCATACGAAAAATAGGCATGCCAATTAAACGAGCCATTACGTTACCATCTCTAGCTGGTTTCACTTTCATAAGTAACCACGTTCTTGATAGTCACGACCCTTACATATCAAGTTAAAGGCAATAAAAAAACTTCACCAATATTATCTGGTTCCAAGTTCCGAGCTCTATCTATTTTGCTGGCTTCATGTTAACATGTCTGCCAGgcttttgtcgtcattgtacagacatttttctgaaaaagggcaaaaatcatgtcagacttttgcttttgaaaatggctgtatttttttggttaacatgatttatatagcttgaggcattttgatcCACTCATGGAGTTCAAATTCTGGCGAACTAAAGTTTAGTGGAGCtctattcatttaaaaaaactaatCTGCCCTTCAATCATATGTACAAGATGGTACCAGAAGACTTGAAACCCTGTACAAATTACATTAGGCCTGTTCTGTGACTTGTCGTTTCTGGAGCATTATCAATTTATCAGCAACATGAAAATGTGTACCAACTTTCCGTACTGCAGGCTTGCTAAAAGAATATCCCTTCTGGACTGGAGGAATTTGGCACGTAGGATAAGAATAAAAGACAAAATGGTTTCTTGTGGAAATGACACAGCAAACAATTCTAGTAGCACATTACTGGAAAGGATGTGGAGAATTTTGAGGTTGTTTACTGCTGTTTGATCGCAATTGCAAATGTATGCACAGTTTTTCTTGTCACAGTAATGTGGTAACCTCATCCGGTCATGGCTCACTGTATGGTCTTAACATGCTTGTTGGGATACCTTTTTCACCATTCCCATTGCGACCAGTGCATGCAAGGGTTTTGTAAAAGCTCATTTCTGTTAGCAATCTGGAACCATGCCAGAATTGTCTTCAACAGAAAACAGAGGGAGGACGAAGATGGAGTCCGCAAGAAATCACAAAACCCTAACACACAAAAGAGTTATCTAATCCCCTTTCATTAtaaattaaatgatttattttataAAGGATCATTATATCCTTAATAAGTAATGATAAAtacaacaatatatacatacaacagTTGATGTTTAGACCTAGGATCGTGTCCCAACATAAATCATATCAACAATTTCACCCTGAACACTTACTGCAAATAACAGTGCAGCCTGAATGCTGCTATGAAATGTAAGACAAGGAATTTGCAAATAAATACCAATTCCGCATTATGGTGTTGGGGAATCTGAGTTTTGGTTGAAAGGCATAACGTTTCATGGCACTTTTTGGATTTTATAGAGAGGGGAGCATTTCCCTGGTGGTATGTATAATTTACAACTTCATTTGTATCATGGTTTCCTTACCTGGTGTACTTTGCATGTCGTGAGAGCTTCTTTGACTATGAATTTGCCCGTGAAAAGGTAAATCAACGTATACTTACCTGTTGTTTCAAATGCTGCTTATCTGCAatcttaccaaaaaaaaaaaaaaaatgcccgATGTTATTTTGCGGAGCACTTAATGTTGTACTTTGGGTGGAGAAGACGGAAAAACTTTTGGGTTTTCTGAGGACTTGCATAGAATGTGTTGTTAGATCATATGCATCATCTAATTAAATGCTGTTAAATTGTGCTGAACTGCTAGAAGGAGAAATTAACGTTGGACTTTCTCATGGATGCACTGAGAGCATCTACTTCCTAAATACTTAATTAATTCCTCGTCCTTTTCTGATGCACATATTGATGTAGGGGGATACTCTAGCTGGATGACTATCAAATACTTAACTTTACAAAAGCTGTTGCTAATATTATGCTTTAGCTTCAAAGTCAAGAAATTTGAAGGTTCTTACTAGACTACTTTGTTCTGCTATGAGATGCAACATCTGCTCGAACACTAACTTGAACCAAGCTTAATCATAATCACTCCAAACCTCATCATGggtattttgtcttttttcttcaggtattgtaatttaaatttataatttcgAGGATTTTTCTGACTGTTAATTGAAAGCTCTGGAATGACAGGACCGGCAATTATCCTCATTTTCACTAGGTGCAGGGTCTCAGCAGGATTCCTTTGAAAGAAACTTTGCTGATTGTTTGGCACCATTTCCTCCAAGTGATTCAAGGTTTTATGGTTCTGATGTAGATACATTTCATTTTGACAAATCCAAAGGGGAAAAGGGTGCAGAGCCTAGCGAGGTGCTCTGGGTAGGATTTCCTGTGCAGCTAAATGTTGATGAGATGAGCTTGCGGAGGGCTTTCTCTCCTTTTGGTGAGATTGAGAAAATCACCACATTCCCAGGTCGTAGTTATGCTTTTGTGAAATTCAAGAGTATAGTATCGGCATGCAGAGCAAAAGATGCTCTCCAGGGAAAACTATTTAATAGTCCTCGCGTAAATATTTGCTTTTCAAAGAGTGAAATTGGTCCAGTAGACCGTGCAAGGAGTTCAAATGATCCTCTCATGACATCTATCAGGACAGCTGGTAATGCTGGATATAATAGCAGAATTTTTCACCAGGATAAAGGTCTTGATCAAAAGGGGGATTTTGATATGACACCTCCtcatttcctttcaaattttgaaaggaaGTCGCGAGATTTTAGTGTTAATTGTGTTGACAATGTAACCTCTCAAGGAAGTCCAGGCTTTGCATATAACATCGCTGgaaagcatgaaaagatgaatttTCAGGTGCATGAAACTGAATCAGGATTTTTGGATAAGATGCAGGAGTTCCCCAAGGGTCATGTCATCGACAAGAGTATATCCTTTCATGGTATCTCTCCAGGAAGAGCACATCATGATAGTCCTCATTTTGAACATTCTTGGGATTTGCCAGATGAAGATACACTTTtcagggaaaaaaagaaactgaagcTGGGGTATTTTCCTGATAAAGATCTTCCAGAATATTCTGTCTCAAACTCATTGCAAGGAAAACATGGTCCTCAGAAGCCATTCCGTGTAGCAACAGAAGTTAAATATGATATTGATACTGAAGTTCCTTTCAGCCTTAGGCAGACACCTGGACTACAAAAGAGTGATCTATGGAGTTCAAATGATAATGCTGAAACAAGTTCTGTCCCTCTGCTTAAGAAATTTGCTAAGTTGGATAGATTTTCTCATGGGCCAAACCGATCTTCTTTAGATGAGGAATGGAAATGGGAGGGTACAATTGCCAAGGGAGGGACTCCGGTCTGTCATGCTCGCTGCTTTCCTGTGGGGAAAGTTCCTGATATTACATTGTAAGAACTAGTGGCTATTATTTTATTTCCACTTGCATTTGCAATAAGAATTTTGTGTATGCTTTGCAAGACTTGAATGTAGTAGATAAGAACGCTATGCATGTTTTATGCAGCTATGTACTGTCATGCACTGCAAGTTTAACAATTGCTTTCATCCTTCCGTGGCACGTCTGTTTTACAACGTCAGCCTGGTTGATTTCTGGTGTTTTGTAATTCTGCTGTATTTCCAGTTATTTTTTATGCTGTATTCTGGATTTCCTGTTAGTGAAATTTTAGTAATTCATTTCATGTTGCAGGCCAGAGTTTTTAGATTGCACTGCAAGAACTGGTTTAGACATGCTTGCGAAACATTTCTCTCAAGCATCCGGAGTTGGTGTTGTCTTCTTTGTCCCTCAATCTGATGCTGATATAGTCTTTTACAATGAGTTCATGCATTACCTTGAAGAGAAGCAGCGAGCTGCGGTTGCTAAGTTGGGTGAAAAGACTACATTGTTCCTGGTCCCTCCATCAGATTTCTCTGAGAAAGTTCTCAAAGTTCCAGGGAAGATGAGCATCTCTGGTGTGATATTAAGCTTTCAACATGTGAACGCTTCTTTGCAGCATTCATCAGAATCCATGAATTCACAGCATCTTCCTCCTAATCATCATGTGGATGATGTTATATATCATGACGACAAATCTGTTACAGAGGTGCCGTCACCAAATTCCAAACTGCCAGTCTGGAAGGATAGGTTCTCTCGAGATGCATCTATGGAACCTATTTCTTCTGCACGCTATCCCCTGGCATCTTGGAATAAGGTTGATGCACTCGAGAAGCTTCCCTATGCTGGACGTTTAATGGGCTCAGTAGCATCATCCTCACCCATTGGTGACCGGGCTTCTAAAGTGTTATCTGAAACTGGCGATGAGCGTAATCAAGCTTACAAGCGAAATGAAACTGTTTCACCACTTCAAGGCTGGAAAGCAAGTTCAGGGATTGGGGATCGTGCACCCCTCAATCCATCTTATGGGCCTCATTCTTCTGAAGTTTCTAGAGCTGAAGAGTATCTTTTAGTCAAGAAAAAGCTAGCAGAAGGAAGTTCAGGCCAATACATTCCTGAGAACCTTACTCCTTTATCTAAAAGTGCAGTTCCTCAACTGCAGACAAAGTCTCAAATGTCTTCATCCACGTCAGTTCCACAGCTTCCTCCTGAACAGCTTGCACAGTTGGCGTCACTTCTCATGCAGAAGCAATCATCCACATTATTGTCAACTTCATCAACGAACATAAGCTCCAAATTGGCTTCTCTGTCACACGAGCCCGTTCAGAATTCCAGTTTTCAGGGTAATACATCTGCTCCTGAACGGTTGGCTTCCTCATATAGACAAGTTCATCAGTTGCAAGAGCACACATCAAAGAGTCAACCTGTTCCTGTTCCTCTCATTAATGACTTGGGAGTAAATGCACAAAACCCTGAAGCTACAGAAAAGATTTTGCAGCATGGCAAGGAGGGTGACTCTGATCCACAGAAGCGTCTTCAGGCAACGCTGCAGTTAGCAGCAGCCCTTCTTCAGCAGATACAACAACAAGCGAAGTCCACTGATAGGCCTTAGTTGTGATACCTGAGTTTTCCATGCACATGATGTGTAAGCCCTACAGTATCTTTTCATTTCACCAGTCTGTAGCTACTACATGGCATATTTTGTTGAATACTGCAAGTAGATCtaaaaatcaaacttttgtGGCTTTGGCCTATGCCTCGATAAATGGCTTGTAGATCTTATCATGTACAGGTTAATCTGATTTCCTTTTATTCATCCTTGTTGCATGTTCTTATCATATATGCTGATTCAGCATCTTTGCTCTGTCAAGTTTTTGCTACACTTATTTTATTCAGAGATGGAAATTTTTCTACATCAAGCTGCAGTTACCCTGGCGTTCTCACCTTGCAAGCATGGGGCACTTCTTAGACTTCTGACCAGATCTAAAGCACTTATAACTTGCTATGATTTTGCATGTAACAGAAAAGATATTCTGAACTCCCATAGTGAGATCTTCTCTATTGCACTGGGTGACCACTTGGGAATCATGAATAAGAAACCTGTGAgcggaaaaaagaagaagaggcagtTAGTATTTTATGCATTTCATGAGGTCTTTTAGTGTTCTCTGGCTAAATGGTCCAATTTGCTGGCCTCCTTTTGTAAACATTTGGCTTTTGATCTCCTTTTGATGATTAATGTTTTTGGGTCGGTGATCCAATTGTCGTTGGATTTAAAGCTGAAAATTGTACAAGTTTGACCCTTCGATATTGGGTGAACCTGTATGGAGAAAGTTGGCAGATGAGGTGGCTCATGTCTATGTTTCTCTAGTTCCTGGGGTCTAGTGCTCGTTAAAGCCATTACTCTTGATGGGGATTCTGGTTTCTGGTTTTGATGATTTAACAATAACTTTGTTAAGCTTCGATCTGCAAGTGGGGAATGACCAGCTAGGCAGAAATACTATGCGCCATACTGCATAATGAATTTGTAGCAGACGTGACTATAACAGTGTTGTTTGTTGTTGAGGTCCTGCCTGTTTTACCGCTTCTAGGGAATTGTAATTGTTTGTTTGTTTCCACTTACTGATTTGTATCGTCGCAGGTGTAACTAATGTCAGTCGCGGCGAGACCATCTCTTTACCTTGGTAAGTTTAGGAAAAGTGGGCTGCAATCTTTCTCTCAGTTTGAAATTAATCCTAATGCTTTGTGAGAGCAGCTAGCAGGGATGATCTGTTTGGCTTATGCAAGGGACGGGCATCCATGGGGTCTTAAATTTGGACCACTAGCACAGTGGTTGTGGCTCATACTACTGTGCTGTCCGCCCTTGGGGCTTCTGAGCATGAGTACAGTTATTACTTTGAGTACTGTTCAGGCAAGTAAGAGGATTTATCACGATTTACGATCCACCACCCAGAAAAGTTGCCAAAACTCCCCTCTTTTTCCTTTGCCTCTTTAGTCCACGGCTGTTTCGATACCTGAGGTAGAGGCTGCACACCTACTGCTTAGAGCGCGCTCGGGCTCTACCTTCCCAAGGCACAGGAGAGTGATGTACAAGGAGACAGGTAACTTAACTTGAACCGGTTGAACTTCTCCAATGAAACGTCGGAATAAGAGCATCCTCACCCTTACCCTTCATTTGTATCCGTTTGGCCAGGGGCTGATTCGCTCTGATACCGATACTGAATACTGTTGCCAGCAGGGTGATATAATAGAAGATCTGTTTGGCAAATCAAACAATATGTTAACTGTTTTATAAATAGTGtttttatgaacaaaatgaggcaaatttatgaaacatattgagtagtgttttatgaatttgctttaaaaattgaaagagaTCTATAAAACAGTATAAATTGTTTCATTTGCCAGGCCTAAGGGGCCCGACATGGCCTCTTTAGAATATGGGCTAGTAGTTTGCTGATATCGGCTGATATATTAATAACATAATGACATTCTTTTAATTAGTTTCAAGGATCGTATTCAATCCAGAATCTAATATTTACAACATCAATTTTTATGAATATCCGATTGGAGACCCCCATTCTACTCTGATATACATTTAACTTGCTCGTGCAAGAAATCCTCAAAGAACGTTTCAGTAACAAAGCAAATATCTATCTTCTTCTCTGATTCAATTAGATGCTAAGAAATCGTTTGTTCCGGAGTAAAGATCCGAGTTCATCAAAAGCTAGATAGTGAAGATTGTGGCACCAGCGAGTAGTGAAATTCGGAAAAGATGGAACATGAATCTCGAAACTGGCCCGACTACTGGAACGTGGTTTTTGCTTTTGCCATATGATCGTGCAGAACTCTTGGCATACATTTTAAAATAGATTGTTCCTTTGTGAAATACGAAGATTCTGCAAATTTTAACTGCATCAATGTGGATTCCCAAGGACcgaaaaagaatttaaaaacaCTTTTTTCTGATGCATATGCTAAGATCTTGTAGGtgtttgaaaatcaaatattttttctgctTATAATATACAGGGTACAATTGGACTGCTGCCTAAACATCCATCCAtcatgtgtgtgtgagtgtgcaTGCACGCACATGTGTgtatggagagaaagagagagtgagatgcACGTGTATACAAATTAACTGTGATTTTTTGCCACTGATTTTACATAaagaattttacaaaaacatttaatgtttacttaagaGAAACTGCCTTTAGTGCAAAACCTCCAAAACTAATATCCTTAAGCCTTCTATAAcaagtttcaaatttcaaaccctttcaaatttcaaacccttTGAGTGTGAGCTACCTTGCCacacaataaattttttaatgaaataaacaTACATTAATTTTGATCTCTTTCGAGCATGTTTAGGTCCTATGAATCTATTCTaaagatttgaacaaatttGTGAACCATGATAacaaaatgttttatgaatgtatgttaattttttagagcaaattcataaaacagtaacaaGTTATTACATTTGCCAAACAAAATCATGAACTATCTAAATTAAGTGGGACATATTGGGTTTACAAACAGATCTTTACAACACCGTTTCTTATTTCTATAAAAAAAgtaatccaaaaaattaaagtaacACGAAAAAATTGCCTTTGTTTCTAAAATTGTATGGACCAAATACATGCGGCTTTGAGTATATAATTTTTTgcaaatataatttatttattcattttattttgaaagttgCTTTTCTTTAACTTGAGAGGCCCCATACCAGCAGATGCACGAGTGTGCAGAATGGTACTCGCTCCCATCGCACGTGGTTTCGCTATTTGGCAGCAATTAATTATTGGTTCTTACAGATCGGTACTTCCATCGCACCCATTAATCAACCTGCGGCTTATCATTAGAGGCACCCTCCCTAAATACTTTTAGCTGTTAATCACAGAGATTAATTATAACTTATCACCATTTTCTATTGAGCATCAAATCTGaagcttcctttctttcccttccaGCAAATAGGGCAAGGACAAGTGGCGGAAGGCTACTGGGCCGTAACCTGTGCATGTCATTATTGTTGGCCTTTCGCACGAAGGCCACAACCACAAAGTTATCATGATGATCCtcggaaagaaagggactcaaATTCAACAGCCATTTGTGCTTTGGATTCACTGCAGCGACGAATAGGCAAAGAAATTAGCGCGTATCTTTTATGAAGCAAAAGGTAAAATAatcgattttttttaaaaaattaagaattaatgaaaaaatgttcAAGAAAGAATTGAAGCATCAAACTGATAAGGGAATCTAGATTATAAACCCCACTTAACCTTGATTACATCGGCCgagaagccagaaattttttgctatggggtacttttgtaaaaatctttatttttgaagggacacaacatatataaataagtaaataattgtaagacatctatgtaaaaataaataaaaattttgttgttggcgtggacaattgcccacgtAGCTCTGCTACTAAAGTACAGGCGCTCCGCCCCATGAAAACCATTATATTTACGGGATTCAGCCATtataaaaaaacttggttttcattaGCAAAAGACCTCAGCCATTGAAATTCCTCGGTTCGAGATTTCCACTGAAGATTATTATCCAAAACTTGGTTCTGCTTTTCCTTTGTCTCCAGTGCATTTCTTGAGCAGTTCTTTGGTTTTAGACGTTGCTagtcattttctcttcttctttttttgcctttgGCCGTTCCCTTTCATCGGGCTCAAGGCAAAAAGACGCAGGCGCGAAAGAATGTGGTGCCTTTTTTTACTGCGACAATTTCTGAGAAATGATCACCGATTGAATTACAGTGGGTACAATTGCCTCATGAAACCCAGGGTAAGTGCTACTTTCTCTTTCGTacagtgataaaaaaaaaaaattgccagaTTTTCTTGCCCTTGTTCTGCTGGCTTCTGTATCAAGAAATTGCATCCGTAGTCAAAGGTTGTCTCGGGTTTATCAATCCGTGTTATTGCTATTATTATTTATGGTTTAATGGGAAACCAAAAACTGTCAGTAAGTCATCCCTgttgg
Proteins encoded in this region:
- the LOC116250085 gene encoding flowering time control protein FPA → MMRTGGRDRFHNEYAPRLEEKGSFGSATRADHNDEQASRHLWVGNLNPRVTESILAEQFLRFGELDNIALYPSRGYAFVNFRKEEDACLAMRGLQGVAVAGFPLKIEFAKGDRQLSSFSLGAGSQQDSFERNFADCLAPFPPSDSRFYGSDVDTFHFDKSKGEKGAEPSEVLWVGFPVQLNVDEMSLRRAFSPFGEIEKITTFPGRSYAFVKFKSIVSACRAKDALQGKLFNSPRVNICFSKSEIGPVDRARSSNDPLMTSIRTAGNAGYNSRIFHQDKGLDQKGDFDMTPPHFLSNFERKSRDFSVNCVDNVTSQGSPGFAYNIAGKHEKMNFQVHETESGFLDKMQEFPKGHVIDKSISFHGISPGRAHHDSPHFEHSWDLPDEDTLFREKKKLKLGYFPDKDLPEYSVSNSLQGKHGPQKPFRVATEVKYDIDTEVPFSLRQTPGLQKSDLWSSNDNAETSSVPLLKKFAKLDRFSHGPNRSSLDEEWKWEGTIAKGGTPVCHARCFPVGKVPDITLPEFLDCTARTGLDMLAKHFSQASGVGVVFFVPQSDADIVFYNEFMHYLEEKQRAAVAKLGEKTTLFLVPPSDFSEKVLKVPGKMSISGVILSFQHVNASLQHSSESMNSQHLPPNHHVDDVIYHDDKSVTEVPSPNSKLPVWKDRFSRDASMEPISSARYPLASWNKVDALEKLPYAGRLMGSVASSSPIGDRASKVLSETGDERNQAYKRNETVSPLQGWKASSGIGDRAPLNPSYGPHSSEVSRAEEYLLVKKKLAEGSSGQYIPENLTPLSKSAVPQLQTKSQMSSSTSVPQLPPEQLAQLASLLMQKQSSTLLSTSSTNISSKLASLSHEPVQNSSFQGNTSAPERLASSYRQVHQLQEHTSKSQPVPVPLINDLGVNAQNPEATEKILQHGKEGDSDPQKRLQATLQLAAALLQQIQQQAKSTDRP